In Arachis hypogaea cultivar Tifrunner chromosome 2, arahy.Tifrunner.gnm2.J5K5, whole genome shotgun sequence, a genomic segment contains:
- the LOC112734485 gene encoding metal tolerance protein 1: protein MEAHSYKDAQVIEISGDHDETRNPGGSKICSEAPCGFADAGSISKDSEERSTSMRKLLIAVGLCFVFMTVEVIGGIKANSLAILTDAAHLLSDVAAFAISLFSLWAAGWEATPRQSYGFFRIEILGALVSIQMIWLLAGILVYEAIDRMVAGPREVDGFLMFLVSAFGLVVNIIMAVLLGHDHGHGHGHGHGHGHGHGHEHGHGHEHGHEHGHDDHGHGHGFTLSTHDHHPHHHHHTSDVHHHAHDDHTQHGDENPPKEGHHGHNHAHQDVTKPLLGEPELEKKKRFNINVQGAYLHVLGDSIQSVGVMIGGAIIWYKPEWQIVDLICTLIFSVIVLGTTINMLRNILEVLMESTPREIDATKLESGLLEMEEVVAVHELHIWAITVGKILLACHVKIRPDADADMVLDKVIDYIKRVHNISHVTIQIER, encoded by the coding sequence ATGGAAGCACATAGCTATAAGGATGCACAAGTCATTGAAATAAGTGGAGATCATGATGAAACAAGGAATCCAGGAGGGAGTAAGATCTGTAGTGAAGCACCATGTGGTTTTGCAGATGCAGGATCCATCTCTAAAGATTCTGAGGAACGATCAACTTCCATGCGGAAGCTTTTGATAGCAGTGGgcctttgttttgttttcatgACTGTTGAAGTAATTGGAGGGATCAAAGCCAACAGTCTTGCAATATTAACTGATGCGGCACATTTGCTTTCGGATGTTGCAGCCTTTGCCATCTCCTTATTTTCGTTATGGGCTGCTGGATGGGAAGCTACCCCCCGCCAATCGTATGGATTTTTTAGAATAGAGATTCTTGGGGCTTTGGTTTCCATCCAAATGATATGGTTGCTTGCTGGAATTCTGGTATACGAAGCAATCGACAGAATGGTAGCTGGTCCTCGCGAAGTGGATGGTTTTCTAATGtttttagtttctgcatttggTCTAGTGGTTAACATCATCATGGCTGTGCTATTGGGCCACGATCATGGACATGGACATGGGCATGGGCATGGGCATGGGCATGGCCACGGGCATGAACACGGGCACGGGCATGAACACGGACATGAGCATGGCCATGATGATCATGGCCATGGCCATGGATTCACCTTGTCTACACATGATCATCAtccccatcatcatcatcatacaaGTGACGTGCACCATCATGCTCATGATGATCACACACAACATGGTGATGAAAACCCTCCAAAAGAGGGACATCATGGGCATAATCATGCTCACCAGGATGTTACTAAACCACTTCTTGGTGAACCTGAACTGGAGAAGAAGAAGCGATTTAACATAAATGTACAGGGTGCTTATCTCCATGTCCTCGGGGACTCTATCCAAAGTGTTGGTGTAATGATCGGTGGAGCAATCATATGGTATAAGCCTGAGTGGCAGATAGTTGATTTGATCTGTACTCTAATCTTTTCGGTAATTGTTCTGGGGACGACTATCAATATGCTTCGAAACATATTGGAGGTTCTGATGGAGAGCACACCGCGAGAGATCGATGCTACTAAGCTGGAAAGTGGGCTGCTGGAGATGGAAGAAGTAGTGGCTGTTCATGAGCTGCATATATGGGCCATAACCGTCGGTAAAATCTTGCTAGCTTGCCATGTTAAAATCAGACCCGACGCCGATGCAGACATGGTCCTAGACAAGGTTATTGACTACATCAAAAGGGTCCATAACATCAGCCATGTTACAATACAGATAGAGCGTTAG